The DNA segment GCCAATGGCGCCCCTCCTCGGTATTACGAAACGCGACGTAGAGCTGTTTATTCGCAAGCAGTTGTTTATTCACCTGTAATTTATCCGCCAATGGCTGCAGATGAGGCTGCTTTAACAAGTAATAGAGTACGTTGACATCAATCACTGCACCATCGATGCGACCGGCTGCCACCTTCTTGATGTTTTGTTCATCGGAGATCACGGCCTCGACGGGCTGTGTACCAGAAGCAATCATCAGATCTAGGGAGTCGGTATTTACATAGTCCTTCACCACCCCTAAGGTATAGCGGTTCAGATCGGCTAAGTAGTGCCAGCTGATGGGATGTGATTTTTGCTCAACAATGCCTAATGGACTGATCCCTATCGGTTTTGAAAAAACAAACTTGTCCGTTTCAAAATAATATTCTGGAAAATAGCCAATGTAATCGGAGCTTGGCATGGCCGCCAATTTTATCGCCCGGCTCCAAGGGTAAAAATCCACGACCAGTTGCTGTTCCATACGTTCGAAGGCGGCTTGAGCGACCGCGACACTGGCCCCTTGTTGTGCCAGTTGCTGACCGGAATAAGGCGGCCAGAGTAATGAGGTGAGCTTAAGCGTATCGGCAAATGCGCTATTGGCCGTGGCGAAAAGGCAACAGAGCATCAGTAGGCACCAGCGGAACATAACACCTCCATCAAAGGATCATCTGTTTTAATGGATTGAAAAACAAACAATTCATCACATGCTCATCGGTTAAACTCTTTTCAGTATAATCAGCGATGCTTCAAGGTACAGTGAATATTTGTTACATATTTACCCGACGAGAAGCTGGTTTAAGCAGAAATGATAAGAGTAGACTGAAACGAGCATCGATACTCACTGTCGTCATACACACGGCGAAAAGTAGAAGATGAGGCCAAGCTGATGAAGTCAATCTGAGGGGACGCGATATGCCAATTTCTTTCAAAGACAGTAAGTTGACTTTTATGCATCCAGCGATGACTCGAACCGTCATTACCGTGATAGGGGCATGTTTTACCTTTGTCGGAGGGATATTTTTACTCTTACCCGGACCGGGACTGCTGTTTATCCTGATAGGGTTAACCCTCTTAAGTACCCAGTATCCTTGGGCAAAACGTTGGCTGCGCCTAAGTCAGCGACAATTAAGCAAAAGTGCGGCTTGGCTCGATAATCAAATTCGCCGCCACCGATAATCTTGAGTCTCCACCTAAACATCAACCCAAGCTCTCGAACTTGGGTTGATTTATCTTATGTGCCCTTGGGCGTGATGACGTTTTAGGGGTATTTTGCAGCGATGTAGCTGACGTTTATGCAAGGCAGAGTCCGTGCTGTGTAGTTATTCTACATAAACGGACGATAACGCAGCAGAAACGCCAGCTAAACGCTGCCCGAAGGATTTCATCTCAAAACGTCAACACGCCCTAGGCATTAATATCTTCATATAACTCTTGGTACATCAGCTCACGCATTTTAAATTTCTGGATTTTGCCCGTGACAGTCATGGGATACTGCTCCACAAACTTGATGTAGCGAGGCACTTTAAAGTAGGCGAACTTTTCGGTGAGGAAATGGCGAATATCCTCCTCTGAAATCGTGGCGCCACTGCGAACCTTGATCCACGCGCACACTTCCTCGCCATATTTATCACTGTGCACCCCAAACACTGCTGCATCTTGCACATCTTTATGGGTATAGAGTTTCTCTTCAATCTCACGGGGATAAATATTCTCGCCACCGCGAATAATCATATCTTTAATGCGACCAACAATTTGCACATAGCCTTGCTCATCCATTTGCCCAATATCGCCAGAATGCAGCCAGCCTTCACTGTCGATGGTTGCCGCCGTTTTTTCAGGATCGTTCCAGTAACACTGCATTATGCAATACCCACGGCTACAGACTTCACCGGGTGTATTTATCGGCAGCACTTCACCAAATTCATCGACGATTTTCACTTCGGTATGGGGTAAAGCACGGCCCACGGTCAGCACACGCTTCTCTACCGGTGAGTCGATTTCGGTAATGTGATTCAGCGGGCTGCACTCGGTTTGACCATACCCAATTAACACTTCCTGCATATACATCAGGTTTTGTACCCGGCGCATCACTTCTTCTGGGCAAGTCGCTCCCGCCATAACACCGGTACGCAGCGAGCTTAAGTCAAAGCGCTTAAATTCGGGGTGCTCTAACTCCGCAATAAACATGGTCGGTACGCCGTGCAGTGCGGTGCAGCGTTCACGCTCTACCACCTCTAGGGTGGTTAGCGGATCAAAGGAGTCCCCAGGAAAAACCGCCGCCGCGCCCTTAGCAAGGCACACTAAGCTCCCGAGTACCATGCCAAAGCAATGATATAAAGGCACAGGAATGCAGAGCTTATCTTCACAGGTAAACTTCATCGCCTCGGCCACTAAGTAGCCATTATTCAGGATGTTATGGTGCGATAAGGTCGCACCCTTTGGGCTCCCCGTAGTGCCAGAGGTAAATTGAATATTAATCGCATCATAAGGGCTAAGTGACTCGGCGATTTGCTCTAGCGCCGCCTTGTCATCGGCCGTCACTTCAACCAATAAATCATCAAAGTTCAACATGCCGGGAGACTGCTCTGCCCCCATGCGGATCACAAATTGTAACTCGGGCAACGCCTTGGCCTGCAATTGCCCTGCGGCGCACACCATAAGCTCTGGCGCTAACTCGTAGAGCATCTGCAAGTAATTACTGGACTTGAATTTATCGGCGCAGATCACCGCCCTACAGCCTACGTTAGTCAGGGCATATTGTAATTCTTCGGGCCGATAAGCAGGGTTGATACACACCATGATGGCGCCAATTTTGGCGGTGGCGAATTGGGTTAGACACCACTCAATATTATTTGGCGACCAAATGCCCACGCGATCCCCAGGACCTATGCCCAGTTTGAGTAAACCTGTGGCCAAGGCATCAATTTGTGCAAGGTATTGGCGGTAATTCCAGCGGATATCTTGATGATTCACAACAACAGCTAACTGTTCGGGATAAGCGTTAGCGATATCGTTAAGGTACTGTCCTATGGTTTTTTCAACGAGCTCTGGGGAATTAGGCCCCCGGAACTCACTGTATTTGAGAGGATGAGTGGCTTGATTTATTGCTTGAGTCGTTGAAACAGACATTAAGGCCTCCGTGCTTTTTTATTATGGTTAGCGGGATTCAAACTAACCAATCCTCGGAACATGTCACAAGTAAAAAAGCACGGTATTAGACTAAAGAGTAAGGATGTTCTATTACTCGAACGTCTTGATTAACGGGTAATAAACGCCACCTGTTTATCGGTGGTTATCACCTCTAAACGCTGCAAACGCTCCATAATCGCCAGCAATACCCCTTGGCGGCGCATATTCTCTAACACC comes from the Shewanella mangrovisoli genome and includes:
- a CDS encoding AMP-binding protein, which translates into the protein MSVSTTQAINQATHPLKYSEFRGPNSPELVEKTIGQYLNDIANAYPEQLAVVVNHQDIRWNYRQYLAQIDALATGLLKLGIGPGDRVGIWSPNNIEWCLTQFATAKIGAIMVCINPAYRPEELQYALTNVGCRAVICADKFKSSNYLQMLYELAPELMVCAAGQLQAKALPELQFVIRMGAEQSPGMLNFDDLLVEVTADDKAALEQIAESLSPYDAINIQFTSGTTGSPKGATLSHHNILNNGYLVAEAMKFTCEDKLCIPVPLYHCFGMVLGSLVCLAKGAAAVFPGDSFDPLTTLEVVERERCTALHGVPTMFIAELEHPEFKRFDLSSLRTGVMAGATCPEEVMRRVQNLMYMQEVLIGYGQTECSPLNHITEIDSPVEKRVLTVGRALPHTEVKIVDEFGEVLPINTPGEVCSRGYCIMQCYWNDPEKTAATIDSEGWLHSGDIGQMDEQGYVQIVGRIKDMIIRGGENIYPREIEEKLYTHKDVQDAAVFGVHSDKYGEEVCAWIKVRSGATISEEDIRHFLTEKFAYFKVPRYIKFVEQYPMTVTGKIQKFKMRELMYQELYEDINA
- a CDS encoding substrate-binding periplasmic protein; protein product: MFRWCLLMLCCLFATANSAFADTLKLTSLLWPPYSGQQLAQQGASVAVAQAAFERMEQQLVVDFYPWSRAIKLAAMPSSDYIGYFPEYYFETDKFVFSKPIGISPLGIVEQKSHPISWHYLADLNRYTLGVVKDYVNTDSLDLMIASGTQPVEAVISDEQNIKKVAAGRIDGAVIDVNVLYYLLKQPHLQPLADKLQVNKQLLANKQLYVAFRNTEEGRHWRDVFDQGLAQLDIESIMGELLFQEEVTRH
- a CDS encoding PGPGW domain-containing protein, whose product is MPISFKDSKLTFMHPAMTRTVITVIGACFTFVGGIFLLLPGPGLLFILIGLTLLSTQYPWAKRWLRLSQRQLSKSAAWLDNQIRRHR